TATTACTCTTCAAGTACTGCCAATTAATGGTCTAAATACTCTAACTCGATAACGGGAGTTCCCGTTAATGCTTAACCCGCAGGCTCAGCATTAAAAACGTCATTTAAGACCATCTTCAACTGTCATTCAACGTTATCTTGCACCAAATGATAACTCTCTAATTGATAAACGATCAGTTTACTCATCTTATCGTTGCAATACTTTTCAGTTCGTTAAACTATCTGGTGTTTATTATTGCGCCTGGATTATTAGAAGTCAAGGGGAAATCTCATTTATTTTTAATTATTCAGATTTAAGTGCCAGCCACCAGCGCTATGCTGAAAGTAATCTATACCGCTTTATCTGATACTAGCTCGTTTATTCAGCCGACCAGTCAATCGCTGGTTGGGCAGCTAAAATGCGATCAATCGTGGCTAATTCAGCCGTAGTAAAGTCCAATTGTTCAAGCGCAGCGACGTTATCAACAACTTGTGCCGGACGACTGGCACCGATTAAGACGCTGGCAATGGTTGGTTGTCGTAAATTCCATGCCAATGCCATTTGCGCTAAACTTTGACCACGATGGGCCGCAACATGATTCAACTGCTTGATAGTTGCCATGGTCTGGCTGACTTGTGCCGGATGCAAGAACGGAATGGTTGCTTTGTTTGCCCGTGAATCAGCAGGAATACCGTGTAAATATTTATCTGTTAGTAAGCCTTGGCATAATGAACTAAAGCTAACTGCCCCCTTGTGTTCCGCCGCTAACACTGGCAACAGATCCGTTTCAATACCCCGATTCAACATGTTATACCGCGGTTGTTGAATAATAAAAGGGGTCCGCAATGATTTGAAAATAGTCGCCATTGCCTTAGTTTGAGCACCACTGTAATTTGAAATCCCGATATACAATGCTTTCCCCGCCTTAACAAGTTGATCTAACGCTAACGCAGTTTCTTCAATTGGGGTCGCCGGATCGGCACGATGGCTGTAGAAAATATCAAAATAATCTAACCCCGTTCGCTGTAAACTTTGATCAGCACTCGCAATAATACTCTTACGGGACCCCCAATCACCATACGGTCCTGGCCACATCGCATAGCCAGCCTTACTAGCGATGACTAATTCATCTCGATAAGCATGCATGTCGTGCGCCATAATGCGACCAAAGTTTTCTTCGGCACTGCCAGGGACCGGTCCATAGTTATTAGCCAAATCATAATAAGTAATTCCTAAGTCAAAAGCTTGATGAATAATCGCTTGCTGATTGGCATAGCTATCAACACTGCCAAAATTGTTCCATAACCCCAACCCAATCGCTGATAACTTTAGCCCACTATTGCCAACCCGATTATAGGTCATCGTTTGATACCGTTGTGCCGCTGCTTGATACATATTTTCATCCTCCTCAGTTGATCCATACGAGTTAATGATATCGCTTTCAAAGGTGAAAAGATATTTTTATTTTAATCTAACTGTTTTAGCAGTTAATTGACTAATTTGTTGCAAGTTATTATCACTTGGTAACATCACGTTAACATAACTGCAACATTGCTTCGCTATACTAACGTTACGGGGTTATAAATATATTTCTAAAAAGGGATTTACATAATTATGAAAAAAATCAAATTGCAAGTTGCACTTGGACTAATCGTTTTGAGTTGTATTTTCGGGGTATTTATTGGTTTAAATAATCATTCAACTACTATCGCACAGGCATCCGCCCGTGTTACGGCTAGTCAACAGCGCCAAATTAACAAGGTCAACGCTAAGCTCTCTAAGAGTCAAAAAAATGCTAAAAACTGGATTGCTTACCGCGAATCTGGCTATAACTATACTGCTCGCAATGGTCGGTGTTACGGTCGCTATCAATTGCTCAGATCATACTTGCATGGTAACCTTTCGCCAGTTAACCAAGAAAAGCGCGCCAATGCTTACGTAGCCAGCCGGTACCATTCTTGGACAAATGCTAAAAAATTCTGGCAACATCATCATTGGTACTAACCAAAAATGCCGAATCAGTTAATCTTAACTGATTCGGCATTTTTTTATTCATCCTTTGCACTTAGTAATACGGACCAAAGTTAACTGCCGAAATTGAATAACTAATTGACATTATCATTAACGCCACTAAAATACTTTTAAATAGTAACTGTCCCGTTCGAAATCGCCGATCAGAAACAAGTGTAAAGTCTGCATGGGGATGGCCTTTCCAATAATCTCGTCTAGCCCTTAATAATATTGTTCCCCACCATACTGCAAGACATAGCAAGCACATCATGATAGTTGCAAAATAGGCATAACCATAATTTGCAATAATTATTTGCCCAATATACATCGCTAGCGTTCCAACCATCGCCATTCGATATAATTTGTACGCAACTTGTTGTTTTTTGCTTTCTTTAAATGGCTCAAACAAAAAAACTTTTCTTACGCCTCGATATTTTCGAAAATGTCGAATTGATACATTAGAACGAAATTGCCTAATTACGAAAATACTAATAACGGATGCAATTCCTACATACAGCGTTGCGCCCAAAAATATCATCGTAACTATCCCAAGAATTGTATCGTCTTGCATTAACACTACTCCTTCATTAATACGCTAAACAACAAACAGAAATATTGGCAGTAAGCAAAAAAACGTGTTTTCTGCCTATCTAGTCCAGAACTGCATCGGTTTTAGTCAAAATATAGCACTAAAATAACACTTCAAAATAGCTTTAATTCTTACCTTTGTACTTAATAGTACGGGCCAAAGTAAACCGCAGAGATTAAATAACTAATAGACATTATTATTAATGCCACTAAAACACTTTTGCTCAATATTTGGTCAAAGAGAAATCGTCGGTCAGAAACAAGCGTAAAGTCTGCATGGGGATTATGCTTCCAAATATGATCTTCTAACAAGGGACCCTTTAGTACCCAACCAGCCTATAAAGCACAATAAACACATAATTGTCGTTGCTAAATACCCATAACCATAATTTGTAATGATTATTTGACCGACAAACATCAATCCCATAAAGAAACCAGCCACCCGGTTTAACCGATACACGGTTCTTAACTTTTTATTATTTTTATTTGGTTCAAGTATATATGTCTTCATCAAAATTCTACGTTTTCGAAAATGCCAAATAGGTAATTCGGAACGAAAACGTTTTGCAAAAAGTAACCCAATCAGAGCAGCAATTAGTGTATATACCATTGAACCAAAAAATATCATCCCAACTATCCCAAGAATTGTATCATCTTGCATTAGCATTGCTCCTTTATTACTATTCTAAACAACAAACAAGAACGCCCACCAATTGTACATTAGCCAAGAAGCCCCGGCCCAAAACAATTCTACTGTAAAAGCTGGTGGTAAAATAAGCTGAAGCTGCAGAAGTTTCTCATTAAGATACTCCGACGCATTTTCAAAGTCCGTTAAAAGATTATTATAGTCAGTATTATACTTTGTCGCTTCCGCAATAGTAACCATACACTATAAGTTGCATTTAACCAATTAACAAGACTATTTATACGAATTCGCTTATTTTTCAATAAATAAACGCATTTATCACACATAGACACCGATATTTATTCACATCATCAACTAAAGACTATGAAAATAACCTAAAAAATCGTCCATCAGTTAATCCTAACTGATAGACGATTTTTTAATTTTATTCTGATTTATTTTGTTCCTTTAACTGGCGTTCGAGTTCCTTAATTTTACGTTGCTTACGATAAATATACCAGCCAATCAAGAGTAGTAGGATTAAAATTAGTAATCCGATTGCAATCCACAGCACCCAATTAGTTTTATGTTCAATCACTGCTGTTTTATTCAACTTTTTAGCTTGATCACTCGTAATCGTAAAGTTCCGGTTAAACTGCCAATGCTGCTTTTTAGACGTCACTTTGACTTTGGCCGTATATTTGCCAGGTTTCAAAGCCGTTTTACCCACTTTCAAGGGCAGTTCATAAATCGAACTAGGCGCCATTTGACCATGTTCAGTAGTCTGCTTGTAAACGACTTTACTACCACCACGTTGATAAATCTTGACGTTCGTCTTTAATTGATTCAAAAACGCCGCCGTGTGATTTTCCAAAGCCAACGTGATTTGATTATACCCGTTACTTTGACTCCCTTTAACCGCGCCCAACGTTAGGCGATTCTTCGTTAAGTCCTTTTTACCATGTAAAACGACTGCAATGGTATAAGAATATTGATTTTTAATCGCCATAGCACTTTTAGTCTGGGCCTTATCTGTCTTTTTCAAAAAGGTCAACCCACCAACCACAATGCCATCATAAGCTTTTGCTGGCATTTTAACTTTGAAAGTCACAACCTTGGTTTCACCCTTTTTAAGCTTGACTTGCGTCATCTCAGTTGTGACTAATTTATCAAAATCAGCTGGTAAATCAATGCTCTTATCGGCAGCAATCTTTTTATATTCCACTGCTGCATTTAAATTCGTCGTCGCTTTGGCAACTGCGGTATGCACCGCAATCGTCTTATCACTCGTATTTTTAACTTTAACCGCTAAGGTCGTTGTTTTTTTAGGGGCCAGTTGCAAGTCAAAATAAGATAATGACTTGTCAGCTTGCTCACTAGACGTCACTGGTGCGACCTCAAAGCCGACCGTATTTGCCGAAATTTTAGTCACCGTTAGAACGCTCATCAAAAAAACGATTACTGCCAAACTAATTTTATAGAAACGTTTAGTCAATACCATTTTCCCCCTTTATTTTGGAAGATCGGCATTGCTAAAGGTGCCTACTGTTCCGTCCTAATTTTCCTAGCTATTGCTAGGCGTATTACTCAATTGCCAAGTCAACGTTGTTGAATAAGCTTCGGCAACCCGTGCGGTTGAAGTAGGCACGTCTAAAGTTGATTTCGTTAAATCAGCGACTGAAGTCCCATTACCTTTACCAGCTGCGGCTGTCATCAATGACGTCGTTGTCCCACCAGGAGTTAAAGCAACCGTCCCGTTCACCGTAGCGTCAGCACCAGTTGAAGAACTAGTCGCATCCAATGTCCCTACCAATGTAATTACGGCACCAGTCAAGGTCTTATTAGTCATTTTGCTAATAAATTGAGTGTCTTGTGCAACTGACAAATCCCAACCAGCTGCCGTCCCACGTTGGTCTTGAACCGAAACTTGGGCACTATCATTCGTATTAGTATATGGTGCGGTGTCATCTGTGCCAATCTTATGACTCCCAAAATCTAAATTGGCCGTCGTTGAAGACGAACCACCATTATCAATCGTAATTGAGCCACTTTCAAAAGTAACATCCCCAGTTGAGCTTTGGGTCTCATCTGCGGCGTTAGCAGTCACCGCCATGCCGGCAAGTAATGAAATTGAAAGCATTAGTCCTAAAAGTGTTTTTTTCATAAGTTGGTTCCCCTTTTTCTTTTTTTATAGATAGTTCCTAAACCTAATAGCAGTAACACACCTAAAATAACCAACCAAATCCCTAATTGCTCGCCAGTTTGTGGTAACCAACCCCGAATTCCAGTCGGCGGCGTGACGGTTGAAGTGGCTGTTTTAGGTCTTGTTGTTCGTTTGGTGACTGATGTGGTCGCCTGCTTACTTGATGTCTCACCATCATCTTTAACTTGAATTTTATCGTCATTAGTCGTCGAACTCGACCCCTTATTGGCCCCATAAAACTGGACAGTCGCTTGACTATCCGTGGTGTTAGCGGATACAGCTGGCTGCCAATTAAAAATCGCCCAAGTACTAATGCTGAGCACGATTATCATTAACTTTCTCATCATAGGCACTCAATCCCTCTACCCGTTTTTCTTTTGAAGATATCAGCTTAGATGAAAGTGCTTTGATCGGACACCTCCAACTTGTTTGTTACTGTCTTATATAATCAATATACCTAACCATGTCACTATCATCAAATAAACACACTTGTTTTTATTAATTTTATTATTAACGTTTAAAGTCATTCTTATATACGAATATAGCAGTACCAAGGTATTAAGATTAACCCCATTATTTTTGCTGAAATTTAAATAAGACAATAATTATATTAGACGGATTTAATTATTGACAACCATTTTGGTCAAATTCCATTCAAAGTGCCGGGATAGCTATCTTGCTGTGCAGTGCTAACTGATACTTTGACCTTCAACGCTTCTTCATCACTCGCCCACTAACTAGTAACGTTAACTTTGGCCGGTTGAGTCGCATTCATTTCAATCATCGTATCAGCAGGTTTATTAATTTCAATTAATTGTTGATTATTATTTTGATAATACCGGGCGTGGTTAACTATTGTCACTATAATTAATCAAACGCAAAAAAGCACTAATCAACTGACCAAAAGTTCAGTTCATTAGCACTTTTAAAATTAAATTCACTTGAAACTAATACTATTTAATGGTTCATTTAACGTTGTCGCCGCCACCAAGCTAACCAGCCAAGACTGATTGCTAATAGAGCACTCCCCACAATCGCTAACGTTGATTGCACTTGTTCGCTAGTCTGTGGTAACCAACCATTATTATTTTTTGATGCATGTGACTTAGTCGGTGTATTAGAATTTTCGGAGCTATCATTGGCTCCTGAAATCTCAAGTTGGCTATTACTACCACTAACTTTGGTCCCACCATCGCCTGAGCCTAAATGGCCTCGCGCTTGACTATCATTTGAACCAGGAGCACTTGATGAACTACCTGACGTTGAGTTACTACTTGAACTAGACGTGCTCGATGAACTACCTGCTTTACTGCTACTGTTTGAACTAGAAGCACTCGACGAACTGCTTAACGCCGGACTACTACTTGAACTCGACGTACTTGATGAACTGCCGGACGCTTGACTACTGCTTGAACTAGACGTACTCGATGAACTGCCGGTTCCTGGTTTAGTTACTCCAGCATCTTGATCACCAGCTATGACAGGATTATTCACTAGGTCGACTAAGATTTCTTCACCTTTAGCTGTTCCTAACATTGCTTGCTTAACGGCCATTGGTTGACTGCTCTTCGTTTTAGTTGGCATCAAATCAATTGTCGCAATGTCCGACGTTGGTTGTTGATCAAAGCTCAAAACTAGCTTCAACTGATTGTTTTCAATCGTTTGGTTCATAATGGTCGTCCCAGCAACAACTTTAATCTTATCAATCGTGTGACCTGCTAAATCAACTCGCATTTCAGCCGCTCGAATATCATGCTTTTGACCTTGTTGGTCTAAACTTAACGTCACTTTTTTAGTTGTTTGCGCTAACTTGATTGCTTCCACAGCACGTTTCTTTTTGGTTAAAGCCGTTTGGTCTAAGAAAGCTGACTTATCAAAAACTTCACCCAACATTTGACTAGGCTGAGGAACTTGTAAAGCATTTAAGATTAATGGACTAATATCAGCATTACTGCCTCCCTTTAGACGTCGACCGTTATCAATAGTTTCACCGCCTAAAGCTAAGAAAATATTTCGATTCGGATTAGTCTCATCTTGACCATGATTATGACCAATACCACCATGATCTGCATTCGCAATTACTAAGGTATCATGTTGATGACCCGTGGCAGTTAACTTATCCATGACCTTTTTAAATAAGCCATCATATTGCGCATACTGTTGCCAATAATTATCGTCATACCAGCCCTTACTATGCCCTTGACCGTCCATATAATCACTTTGCATATAAACTAAAGACGTATTCGCAAATTCTGGTTTACCAATATAATCAGCAACATCATCAAAAGATTTTAGCTTTTCAGAGGGTTGCGTCATCACGGCAGCATCTGGTTCCGTAATCCCATTTAAGATTGGTCGCCACTCAGCAAAGGCCGCTAAACCCTGGGTCGGATTATGTTGTTGTAACACTTTAAAGATTGATGGAAACTGGGCAACTGGTTGATTGAAGTCGGCAAAGTATTCTTTTCCCGCTGATGCATTAGTTGCTTGATACCCCTTAGGTAACGTTCCCCAAGCACGACCATGTAACATTGAAACATAATTTTGAGCTGAAATCGTTGGCACGACTGCTTGGGCATCCGTACTCATCGCAAATTGTTTATTGAACAAATCCAAAGTATACGTATTTTTACGTTTAGCTAAAATCGTTGGATCAGTCGTCCATTCAGGACGAGCAGTATCAGATTTTGCATAGTACATCCCTTGTGGATTCCACGGATTACCACCACCATCCGTGGTCAAAACAATGACATGCTTATATGGTTTGATTTCACTTTGCTTGGCAACAGCTGCTTGTTGTTCTTTCGGCGCTAATGCGACGTCACCGACCCCAATCACACCGTCACCGTTGTAATCTTGACTCGCTTTAGCCTGAATCGTGATGCGTTGATCGGCACTTAACTTCATTGTAGCGTCTGTACTGGTTAACTTCATTGTCGTCGTGCCACTGGCTTTAGCCTTAAAATTAAGATGGGCTAAACGGTTTACCCCATATTGTCGAAAATCATCAGTTGCTAATTTCGCAGTGGTCGTAATCCGAACTCGTCCAGGCGCAAGCTTAGTAACCGTCGTCTGAGCGCCAGCCAAAGTTTGATTTGCATCAACAAATTCAAACTTGGCTGCATCATAATTCACATCTACTGTCACAGCATCCGCATCACCCGCAACTGCCGCACGCGCATGCACATTCAAGCCATAAGTATGCCCAATAACCACTGATTTAGCACCGATTAGCTTCGATTCAACCACTTGTTGCGTTGCAACTTCAGTTTCTTTTTTATCGGTCTGCGCCGTTTGATTCAACTGACTAACTTCACTATCAGATAAACTGCGATCATATAATCGTGCAGTTTTGATTGCCCCGGTCATCGGCATTTGGACCCGTTGGTTAGTCCCACTATCGCCACCCAACACAAAGTTATTCACTTGCGTCCCTTGAGCGAACTTTAATTCCCCAGGTGCCGCTTTTTGCGCAGCCAGCCGACCATCTAAATACAACTTGACCACCTGTTGTGCCTTATCATATACCCCGACAGCATGCACCCAGTGACCTTTACGCAGTGGCGCTTGCGGTGTTTTGTAGCTACCGCCAACATGAGCAAAGAAGGTCACTTGGCCGTTTTCGATGCCCAGCCCTAAGCCACCACTTTCCTGATTTGAAAAAATATCATGTTCACCATTGGTACTGCCATCGTATTTAAAATAAGCCTCAATTGCCATGCCGTTAGCTAATTGCGCATAACGATCTGGGGTAAAGGGCATTAAGAAACCAGATTGCCCATCAAATTGCGCAACAGGACCCGTCATAGTCGCATCTGTGCCTAATTTAGGTTGACCACTGGTTAAGAAAGCGAGTTCGGGATGGGCCAAATCATGCGGTAACGATTGCGAAAAATCAGCATCCATCACCCGATGTTGGACTAATCCAGCTGAATTATTGATCGTCTGCGTCGTCGGTACGATACGCGTTGTCGCCGCAATCACCGGGGTTAATGTTGTCGTTAAAATGGCGGAACAGGTTAAGGCAGTCATCAGGACACGGGGCTTCATAAAATT
This region of Lactobacillus sp. CBA3605 genomic DNA includes:
- a CDS encoding aldo/keto reductase, producing the protein MYQAAAQRYQTMTYNRVGNSGLKLSAIGLGLWNNFGSVDSYANQQAIIHQAFDLGITYYDLANNYGPVPGSAEENFGRIMAHDMHAYRDELVIASKAGYAMWPGPYGDWGSRKSIIASADQSLQRTGLDYFDIFYSHRADPATPIEETALALDQLVKAGKALYIGISNYSGAQTKAMATIFKSLRTPFIIQQPRYNMLNRGIETDLLPVLAAEHKGAVSFSSLCQGLLTDKYLHGIPADSRANKATIPFLHPAQVSQTMATIKQLNHVAAHRGQSLAQMALAWNLRQPTIASVLIGASRPAQVVDNVAALEQLDFTTAELATIDRILAAQPAIDWSAE
- a CDS encoding transglycosylase; this encodes MKKIKLQVALGLIVLSCIFGVFIGLNNHSTTIAQASARVTASQQRQINKVNAKLSKSQKNAKNWIAYRESGYNYTARNGRCYGRYQLLRSYLHGNLSPVNQEKRANAYVASRYHSWTNAKKFWQHHHWY
- a CDS encoding DUF916 and DUF3324 domain-containing protein is translated as MVLTKRFYKISLAVIVFLMSVLTVTKISANTVGFEVAPVTSSEQADKSLSYFDLQLAPKKTTTLAVKVKNTSDKTIAVHTAVAKATTNLNAAVEYKKIAADKSIDLPADFDKLVTTEMTQVKLKKGETKVVTFKVKMPAKAYDGIVVGGLTFLKKTDKAQTKSAMAIKNQYSYTIAVVLHGKKDLTKNRLTLGAVKGSQSNGYNQITLALENHTAAFLNQLKTNVKIYQRGGSKVVYKQTTEHGQMAPSSIYELPLKVGKTALKPGKYTAKVKVTSKKQHWQFNRNFTITSDQAKKLNKTAVIEHKTNWVLWIAIGLLILILLLLIGWYIYRKQRKIKELERQLKEQNKSE
- a CDS encoding WxL domain-containing protein, encoding MKKTLLGLMLSISLLAGMAVTANAADETQSSTGDVTFESGSITIDNGGSSSTTANLDFGSHKIGTDDTAPYTNTNDSAQVSVQDQRGTAAGWDLSVAQDTQFISKMTNKTLTGAVITLVGTLDATSSSTGADATVNGTVALTPGGTTTSLMTAAAGKGNGTSVADLTKSTLDVPTSTARVAEAYSTTLTWQLSNTPSNS
- a CDS encoding LPXTG cell wall anchor domain-containing protein — protein: MMRKLMIIVLSISTWAIFNWQPAVSANTTDSQATVQFYGANKGSSSTTNDDKIQVKDDGETSSKQATTSVTKRTTRPKTATSTVTPPTGIRGWLPQTGEQLGIWLVILGVLLLLGLGTIYKKRKRGTNL
- a CDS encoding LamG-like jellyroll fold domain-containing protein — its product is MKPRVLMTALTCSAILTTTLTPVIAATTRIVPTTQTINNSAGLVQHRVMDADFSQSLPHDLAHPELAFLTSGQPKLGTDATMTGPVAQFDGQSGFLMPFTPDRYAQLANGMAIEAYFKYDGSTNGEHDIFSNQESGGLGLGIENGQVTFFAHVGGSYKTPQAPLRKGHWVHAVGVYDKAQQVVKLYLDGRLAAQKAAPGELKFAQGTQVNNFVLGGDSGTNQRVQMPMTGAIKTARLYDRSLSDSEVSQLNQTAQTDKKETEVATQQVVESKLIGAKSVVIGHTYGLNVHARAAVAGDADAVTVDVNYDAAKFEFVDANQTLAGAQTTVTKLAPGRVRITTTAKLATDDFRQYGVNRLAHLNFKAKASGTTTMKLTSTDATMKLSADQRITIQAKASQDYNGDGVIGVGDVALAPKEQQAAVAKQSEIKPYKHVIVLTTDGGGNPWNPQGMYYAKSDTARPEWTTDPTILAKRKNTYTLDLFNKQFAMSTDAQAVVPTISAQNYVSMLHGRAWGTLPKGYQATNASAGKEYFADFNQPVAQFPSIFKVLQQHNPTQGLAAFAEWRPILNGITEPDAAVMTQPSEKLKSFDDVADYIGKPEFANTSLVYMQSDYMDGQGHSKGWYDDNYWQQYAQYDGLFKKVMDKLTATGHQHDTLVIANADHGGIGHNHGQDETNPNRNIFLALGGETIDNGRRLKGGSNADISPLILNALQVPQPSQMLGEVFDKSAFLDQTALTKKKRAVEAIKLAQTTKKVTLSLDQQGQKHDIRAAEMRVDLAGHTIDKIKVVAGTTIMNQTIENNQLKLVLSFDQQPTSDIATIDLMPTKTKSSQPMAVKQAMLGTAKGEEILVDLVNNPVIAGDQDAGVTKPGTGSSSSTSSSSSSQASGSSSSTSSSSSSPALSSSSSASSSNSSSKAGSSSSTSSSSSNSTSGSSSSAPGSNDSQARGHLGSGDGGTKVSGSNSQLEISGANDSSENSNTPTKSHASKNNNGWLPQTSEQVQSTLAIVGSALLAISLGWLAWWRRQR